In Entelurus aequoreus isolate RoL-2023_Sb linkage group LG12, RoL_Eaeq_v1.1, whole genome shotgun sequence, the DNA window AGGTAAAAAGAACATTCATACTGGCTTTTTACTACCCGTACACACTGTCCCACACTATCATTACACCCTGTGCAGGTCAAACGTCCCCTACCATGCCCGTGCACCTTCCAGGGACTGGACGCTTCATCCCTCCCCAGGAGTGCAAGCTCAAGTTTCCCTTCAAGAGTAACCCTGCCCACCGGTTTTCATGGGGACCCGCCGATGTTGCTCTTCTGGCTTTGGGTCTGGAGGAGGGAGGGGGAGCAGAGGGAGGGGAGGAAGAGATGAGCTATAAATCTCCACCTCCTCCATCTCTATTGCCCCTCCCTTTCCAGGCACCGCCACCACGCATTCGAACCCCTAGTCCACATCGTGCTTGGCAACAGCGTAACCAAAGCAACCAGGGGGGTGCCCAGCAACAGCGGCGTTATCGCCGAAACTCATTCGACAGCTCAAGCCCCGGCAACAGTAACCACATCAACGATCGGCATCACAGGGGCGGAGGTCACCAAGTAAGACCAAGCCAGAGGAGGGGGGTTTCGCCCGCGCCGGGAGGAGAGACAGGTGGGAGGGACAGGGATGCAGGCTTCTATTTCAACCAACATCATAATTTTCATCATCCATACTACAACTCCCACAATGCACCATTCCAGCCCCCCCCTTTCCCAAACTACCATAGCCTGCCTCGTCCTGCCCCACCTCCTCCTGCTGAAATCATCCTAGGCCTGGGCCTGCCCTTGAGTGGGTGGGGTTTCACCGCTCCACCTCCGCGCATGAGACGACAGTTCAGTGAGCCTGACCTCAAAAACCAGCAAGCCCCCACTGACCTTTGACCCTGAGCCTCACTACACAGAATATTCAGTACTATGTGCtgtacactgtgtgtgtgtgtgtgtgtgtgtgtgtgtgtgtgtgtatgcgtgcgtgcgtgtgtgtgtgtgtgtgtgtgtgtgtgtgtgtgtgtgtgtgagagagagcttCAGCGTGTCTTATGTTACCAGGGAAACAGGTTAAGTGTTTTGATAGTGATCGTGTGATCATTTTAGCTCCTGAGGCTTactgctgtttgtttgttttgttttcaagccCAGGAGGCTAACTCGCCTGCTGTGTTAGCACAAAGTCATCACGCAAACTCCACAATTATTTCAGCAGTCAATTGGACATCTCAAAGTGTACACACCCCCACACAATGttaatctgaagacaaagaatGGTTTCTTTTTGTGGCGTTAGCTGTATGCAATGAATAAAAGAGGGGCGAAAGAACAGAAGAGCACAATCGTTTGAAGCTCCAAACCAAAGATGTGTGTTTGGATTTCAGCATAGTGGCCAACGCAGGAAGGAAGGATGAAGAACGTCAGGAAGACTGGAATGTTGTTTTGGAAAGTTGACAACTTTCAAAGTTGTCCTGAAAGCTCATGGCATTACGTATTAAGACTTTTGGGAGCTGAAAGTGTTGCGTGTCGTAATATTTGCTCTGCTGTCAGCCCATCCCGGGACAATCTACAAGCTGTTGGTCCTTGCCGATCACGATGGGAAATGACTGTGACGCCTTTAGTGTTACTTACTTACTGATGAAGCATTCTAACCTCATTCTcactttatttgttatttgtCATTAGTGTAGGGGTTGCACagggctttgtgtgtgtgtgtaagtgtgtggctAATTAGGACTCATAGAATGAAGTTTGACTTAAGAGGCTCATTGTCtctgattttattttgaagtcttGATCACCTCTCCCATAAATCCAGGAAATTGACCCAAATAAACACTACTTTTTCTTTGACTTGGAGTTAGTTTCAGTTTGTGTGTTAAGGATTAGTTACAATAATCTACACTTGGCTTTTTAAAATGGATGAGCTAGCAGTTGACACTTTTGTTTGTAATAAGGAGGGGCAACAAGTTATCAGCTGGCACACTTCCTTTGAGAGCTGCTGTCAAAACGCATACATACGCAAAGCGTCATTTACAACATGAAGCTCTCCATCTTTGTCCTCTGGTCTGGCATCGTCGTGGTGACCGCCATGGATGGTTGCCACAGTAACCGGGACAATTTCCACCGACCGCGGCTTAACTGTACGGCGGCCGGCTTTACTCATGTTCCTGCGGGTCTCGATCCCACGACCAAGGTAAGATGCTTTACTACTGTGTACCACTGCATCTGTCAGGATAAAAATAGCTATTATTTTGACACAATAGCCacaatttttgttgttggttcAAAAGCAAACATGAATAATTGATGGATTAACAGCTTGGAATTGGCTGGAGCCTGAACATAATGTTCTATAAAAGAAGATGACGTTTAGTGGTTTGACATATCGCAGACAAGCATACActtcctgttttttttgttttttttaggttcTCTTGTTTCCAAGGAACTTATTCTCCAGTCTGTTCTGGGAATCATTCCAGGTTTTCAGTGAGGTCTATGAGATTGACCTGACAGCCAATGAGGTCACTGGGGTTGACATGACAGATCACATGACCCTGCCACTTTTCCACTGAAGTGACTTTGCTTCCATTCAGATTCCTCAGGTGAAGCCGGGCGGCGCAGCACTTCTCCAGCGCCTCGCCATCCTACGACTGGGACACAATCATCTCACGTCTCTTGAGGGCATGGCCTTCTCCGCCTGCCCCGCCCTGACTAAGCTCTTTCTGGACAACAACGCCATCGAGTCTCTGAGCGACGACACTTTCAGCGGACTTGGCAAGCTGGAGGTTAGCATGGAGCTAttacatgtgtgcatgtgtgctctAATTACATGCGTCTCCAGGAACTGGACCTGTCGGCCAATCGCATCAGGGTTCTTCCACCCCTCTTGTTGCACCCTCTTGTCACCATAGAAACGCTGTCACTGGAAAACAACAGGGTGGGGAAAGGAGCAACACGACTCCTGCACTTCCTCCTATGATGTTAACTTTCTGCATTTCCCCCTCAGATCAATGTGCTTCCAGATGATTGGTTTAGCCAGAATGAGTTGGTGCCCTATCTCTATTTCGCTGCCAATCCGTGGGCGTGTCACTGCACATTAACTTACCTCCGCACGTACCTGGAGAAGTATGAAATCAACTTCTATGTCCATGAGGGCGAGCTCATTATGAGAGACGCTGAAAGATTGGTGCGTTTGCATGTGACCTCCAGTGTCAAGAAGTGGTAACTCACACCTATTTCTACCTCTCAGGTGTGCGATTCGCCACAGCATGTCAAAGGTCAAGCTATCATCCTTCTGCAGGTGTCCGATTTCTGCTTACCTATAACTTCGTCGCAAAAGGCCTCCTCCTCAACACGCCCCTACACCATGTCCACCGAGGGAGAGCACTGGGGAATGGCAAAGGTCAGAGGCGATGGGGCCATCTTTTGGCATACTGCTCCGACGACGACAGAGGGTGCGCCGACGACAGAGGTTGCGCCGACGACAGAGATTGCGCCGACGACGCAGGGTGCGCCGACGACGCAGGGTGCGACACTTCCTGCCCTCAGTCCCACAACGGTGCGAACATCCATGGCCCCTATGAGCACTGAAGTCACACGGCCCTTGTGGCAGGAAAGGGAACAAGATGGCAGCAGAAGCCTTCGTCACACAAGCGGCATGTTTTGCTTGTGGCTGTTTGCTGGCAACATGTTGTTGTGCGCAGCGGCCACCGTGTACACACTACTGATCTTAGCTAGGCTTGTTGTCTGGTACAGGGGTGCATACAAGCCACTGAGGGCCACGCTGGCGATGAGAGGTGGGGCCCAACTTCTGAGGCTGCACATGAGGGCAGGGCCAGAAAGTGGCGCGATGGCAGTTTATCGTTCGGTTCTCTTCATCTCACGTAAAAGCGAAGGGGCAGCGGAGGGGCAAGAAGGCGGGCGGCAGGAGCAGAGTGTGCCGAGGGCAATGTATAGAACGACCCTACATCACCCGCTGGGGCACCAAGTGGTCGAGGCGGCGTCGAGGGAACGCTTCAGCGTGATTCTGCGTAAAGAGCAGGAGGAGCCTCGCGGAAGGAGGGAGGAGCTAGATTGGGTTGTGGGGGGCTGGCAGGTTTCACCAAATGTGAACAGGAGCAGCTGGGGGGCTTGGCTTGCACAGCAATTACCCAGCACGCCCTGGGACATGACCACACCCCCTGAGTGATGTTGGCGGTCTACATCCTGCCAGGAGCTTGCTTGTAGGCTTATGCTTCCAAAATCTATATGATTATTTTTCACATTTGCTGTTTTAAGAAATCAGATGAGCTGCGGCTGCTTTAAAAAGTGTTACTGCTCCATTGTCCAGATAAATGAAATAGAAACAACTTAAGTTGGAAATTAAGATGGAAAATGGAAATCACTTTTTCACATTTGTAATACCCCTAGCTAACATTAACAAATTAAACACACATTATACATTCAAAGCAAGTTGTTTGTGTTTTccttttttgaccattttggtATGTGGACATCTACCATTGTTCAAATTAGCGtcacaaacaaataataatatatgttacaTATTGCATAGGTTTGATTGTTTTTGTCCTTCATTAGTGCTGAACTTCAATccctttttttggtctttttaacTCAACGTTTCACCAAAAAGACTGATTTAGGTATCGTAGTAGTGACGTATTATTTCTGTTAGTCCAATGAATGTGTACTAGCAAGCCATTATTGACTTGTTTTTATCAGTAATTCTTCTGGTTTTGCATACAACAGCTAGTTGGTGAAAAGTTAAGTTGTGTGTATTAGTTTGTAATGAGAAAACGTTGAGTCTTTTTATGTTTTACCTGATGTGGAGATTTCGACTTCTATCCAACGTGTCAACGAGGCACTTCCGGTGAGTGGCGAATTTTGGCCACGCCCCTTCGACCGCAGGTGCATGTCAAACAGTGTTAATTACAttaatttgacaaaaaaaggcaATAAACTTGATGATTTGATGCCTTATTGTTTAAtgcagataataaataaatacactggTGCTTGGTTTACATGAATACATCCTAAaacagtggtgtcaaacgtacggccaggGAACAGGAtttatgagtttgctaagtataaaaatgtacctgaaatttttgaatgaatgaaacagctgttctaaatgtgtccactggatgtcgcaatagcaattctttgtatctttgaagatgatgctacatacagtatgtacaaaataaaccacgtttgcacatcagtcgaggaaaatgagcaaactacataaataacttcctgtatttgattttgattaaaaaaaattatcttgatagattgaaaattaacaccaatgagttgactgatgaacattttcacataatttattcagaaacgacaaataaattattaaccgcaacatgtaagtgtaaaaaaccccaacaacattatggtttgtacatttgtgcttgggagtagatttttctccatgtggcccctgatctaaaatgagtttgacacccctgttctaaaaagTGTAAAGTTTCAGAAACACTTGATGAATGAAGTATGTCAACAGCAGCATCACAGGTCAAAGGTCATCAAAGCCTGCTCTCAAAGGTAACAGGGTCTTGAACGCTCTGAGATGTAACTCCGCCCCCCGTCTCAGACGCTGGCAGAAAAACAAAACGTTTTCGACccgttatattaaaaaaaaaaaaaatcatactgcACTGACCTTTGACATGCCGTGTCAGGAGGCGTGGACCTGCCAGGCCGATGCCCAGCGCTCCAATGGGGGCAGTGATCAAGATGGCTAACACGGCTAATGTTAGCACATCCAAACCAAACTGGATTTTGGCCTCATCGCCCTCGTCTCTGGCCGTGTCCAAAGCCTTGGAGCCAATGGCAGCCTGTCACACACATGCACGTTTAGGTTACCCACCTCACCTGATCGTGCTGGCGTCATACTAAAAGTAAGTACCTGCACAGTGGCTTTAGGCAGCCAGGCGATGGCGATAAAAAGCCTCTCTTTTAGCACAAAGCCGGCACAATGCACCAACACAAATGTGGCGAGCAGTCGCACCAGCAGACCGAGGCTTATCACGGCTATGCCTAAACCTGCAGCGGATCAAAGCGCCAGTTAAAGGGCTGCCGCCGCTACCCCTCTTGTGACTTGGTGCTTCTCACCTACAGTGCTGATGCTGAGTGTTGCTATGGTCATCTCTGCTCCAATCAGGCCAAAGAGGAGGGGCTGGAACACGTCCCAACACCTCGCCAACATGGCTGCCACAGCTGCCTGCAGGCACATGCTGCGTAAACACGAAGGCTACTCTTAGGAGGAGCGGTAAAGGACCATTACCTTGTCAGTGCCCCAACCCACGGCGGCCAAGAAGGCCAGAACCAACGTGCACAGACCACCGGCGCCGGAAGATCCGATTACATGAGTAAAGAAGACCGAGAAGATGGAGAACGCCAACAGGAAGAATGTCCTGGTCATAACCAAGTCCTCCTGAATGGGCACATGCTGCGCTTGTGACCAACGAGGCTGAGTAGTTCTGACAGAACCTCATGTAGAACCACGACCCACCTGGTCCACACTGGGGAACAAACACAAGAACACGCCCACGACCAGACCCGAGACGATCCCTCCCACCACCTCCAGCAGACCCTTGAGAACGTTCATCCACGTGGTCCCTGAAAGACACACAAAGACTACATGGAGGCCAGAACCCGGCATGGCCAGTACTGAACAGAAGGTGCAACCTGTGGAGAAGGCCACGCCGAGACAGGTGGAAAAGCCTGTGATGGCCAAAATGTCGTCAAAACTGCCAGCAGCCATCAGAAGGGTCGGGATGCCCTGAAGAACCACAGCAGAAATtcaggagaaaaaacaaaaaaagagcaaGAGATTATTTTACCTTCTCGGTTCCATAACCTTCTTTTTGGAGCAGCAACATGGAGGGAACCACGACGGCCGGAGACACGGCAGCCAGAACAAacctacacaaacacacacactcttgtatttacttcttgagacctctgaaaaatgcctacctctttaggaccaccctttctagatatatagagatttgtatttacaacattaataataaatgataaatgggttgtatagcgcttttctaccttcaaggtactcaaagtgctttgacagtatttccacatttacccattcacacactgatggcgggagctgccatgcaaggcgctaaccagcagccatcagaggcaaagggtgaagtgtcttgcccaaggacacaacggacgtgactaggaaagtagaaggtgggaattgaaccccagtaaccagcaacactccgattgctggcacagccactctaccaacttcgccacgccgtcccgaatACATAcgtactatgcacatataaaaaaggtaagcttttaggtaaaaaaaacatttttttgttggttgtaattcatttttaatctacattatttactttgttataacagtatgtctctatatacatatttattttatttttttaatacattttggccaaagggggcgcatttaaatttcttatacACACTTGTAATTACATACCCAAaggggaagcacttttaaaactgacacacaaatgcagctgagataggctccagcaccccccgggaccccgaaagggacaagcggtagaaaacggatggatggatggacacagtcaactttttgggaccacccttattttgataagatttcaccaccaggagtgcaaatgagacattctctattagatgaaatggttttccgtattgggaccatgatttatgtcccaacttgttcaccggtcctcatatggaaggtacttttccttgttgatgtctcaagaagggtagaaatacaagtaaacacacacacacacacgcgcacacacaggtCACGTGTGAATCTGGAACATCAGGACAAGACCCACGTACCCCAGCATGAAACCCCATGCCCAAGGCAGCTTCAACAGGAAGTGAGAAACCACGGCAACCAGACACGCCTCCAGCACGCACGGCCCGACagccacacgcacgcacacggccTTCAGACGACGCAGCGCCTGCGGACCCTCGCTATCAGGATCACATCACTTAtgtctttgtgtgtgtttgtgtcctacCGCAGGGTCCAGGCCCAGACCGGCTCGGGCCAGGATGATGGACAGCGCCATGTTCCTCAAAGCTGCAGACCAAGCAGCGTCCACGTAGACGGCGTCTGTTACGTACGGAACGTTTCTCAGTACCAGGCCCGCCAGCAGCAttcctgtacacacacacacacaaacgcgcacacacacactcagaagtGTCAGGTTGGTGCAGCTGCAAGTGGACTCTTGTCAGGTGTTACCAAGAAGAGGTGGAACGGGGGGAAGGCGGGGCAGGCGGACCAGTCCAAGCAGTCTTCCTCCCAACACGGcgctgatgaagatgatgatgataccAAACACTTTGCCTCCTGGCAAACACTCATTCCCTGTCACCGCCCACAACACCCCGAACAGCAGCGCCAACATGCACGCTGTGCACACACACATCAGTCGATACGTATTGATTACAAAGTAAGGACATGTATTGATCACTGAACCTTTGGTGATGAGCAGGTTGATGAGTCCATGCGGTCGAGGACATTTTTCCCTCAGACTGACAAAGCACGCACAGCAGGAAGacatctgcacacacacacacacacaaaatttgGGCAACACACAAACGGCAGCCAACAACTTGATTGTGTGTGCATGCGTCTCACCGTGTCAGCGGCGCCGTCCAGCTTGACTCTGGTCGTCGCCACAGCAGCGATCTGACTGGACCGTTCCGACCTTTACTACGACAATGCACCATGGACCAGTGTGTGACTTGGAAGTGCACACAATAAAATGCTGCACTTTGTCCCCACTTTGTCTTTGTATGTGCGCATTCCTTTCTTGTTTTCCTTTCCATCCATCTCTCTCCTTGTCCGCTTTGAATAAATACTTATTGAAATACACACACACGGCAGGTGTGTATAGTTTTATTGTTGTGCCAAAACATTCCAGTTGATTTGTTTTACATTATTAATCTTTAAGATAACAAACCAGGAGGTGACATCAAAAAGAATGCCGTCAGAACACAcacgtttttttgtgtgtgtttgtgtctattAAACGCGCAACGCCAAACAAGTTATACAAAAATACTTTTGGTAAAACAAAGATTCCAAACACTGACCACTGGGAATGTTGTAGATGTGAAGGAATGGACAAACAACAATCAAggaaaagattaaaaaaacattcaatcaGTCAACACTAACATTGGCGTGTTAGCATGAGCTGTAACGTCGTCTACTCTTACTTTGGCAAATAACACGCAGTCAGCGCTAAGCTAGTTTAGCTGCACCAGGAGAACACggatgatgttgatgattcatCTCAGAAAGAACATCACAATCCTCATCAAAGTGTAGCTAGGTGACGCTAGCATGAAGAGGCTAACAGTTTGGATAAAGGGCCGTGTAGAGGACGTCTGCGTGTGCTTTTTCACATAACCTCCTACCGCCTAGCAGAGACATGTCAGTCGGACAGGTAAGTGCGCATGAAGATCTGTTGCTGGATCCAGGGCGTGAAGTGGCTCACATTGCTGTACACTCCTGGTCCAAGAACTTTACTGAAGCACACACTGCCCCACGATGTCAGGCCAAAGAGCGTCCAGTGGCCCGCCTCCTCTTCGCACACCAGAGGACCGCCGCTGTCCCCCTGCgtgaacacacacacagttgtcaATCAATAATCATCATTCATCATCTCATAAAGACTTAGAACCCAGTATCAAGGATCGACAACAGAGGCCCTAGAACAAATTAAGTAGTACTGTGAACTAATACACCTAAGAGCCAACGATTTAAGGCTAACCCTCTAGATACAAGGACCGAGGACTGAGAACCTTGAGCTAACAATCTAGAACTTATTACACCGTAGAACCAAGGATCAAAGGTCAACAACAACCTAAATATTATAACCAGTTTACAACAAGCACAAATAGGGATGGGTTCCTTTCAAATTTGAATCGATACGGTACAAATTCCCGGCACCTGGAAATTTATACtaattgtttaaaataaaatcgTAATTTAACTGTCCAGtggttatcttgttttcttacatttgTGTGTCCATTTGTAAGTAATGAGAtagcctccagcaccccccgcgaccccaaaagggacaagtggtagaaaatggatggatggatgtactgtatCACATAGTAGACTTTGCCtgtagttgcaattccaagacattacccaggctaaattggggccctgagCAAAATACTATTTTCGAGCGCCACCTCGCTATTACAATTTTTGTTTACCATTACGTAATGtatgtgaaattatttttataccaTTTCAAATCaaacttttatttaatttaatgcatgttttgtactaaaacgagTTCATGGGAAATACAATTTTTAATATctatttttttactgcaaaataaaGATTTTAACATCATCGAAACAAATGTATCAACCTAACAACAATAACTTCAAGCAGATTTTGAACCCAGTGCCTACTGCTTTACAAGACTAACACTGTTGTACTGTGCCACAGGGACAGCCTggggaaatttgccattataATCTCATCAGTGACAAAGCGGAAAGCTGCGAGGAATACttttgctgtaaaaatgtattagaaGCACCAAGTCATTCATTAATTGCGCTTCTTCACGCAAAACAGGGACCCCCACGGATCGTGGGGCCCTACGCACAGAGCGCGTTCTGCACTTAGGGCGGGCGGCCctggtagtctttgccattaagttgaatgtgctggtacttattacacaccagctgttggattgtaacgtgcatcttagttgtagcatcgagctagcacattttggagccttactgtacttttgagcgccttCTTCTTGCATTGTTGGAATGGAGAATTGTGACATTACCTGGAGtccttgactgcttgtttcccaaCCAAATGTTTAAGCCGGTGCCGAGTCTGCAACCGCACGTGGCGTCACGTGCAATATAGAAATATGACACTGTTTAATTTTACGTGAATTGATACCCAGTAGTACCAACAAACTTcggtcggtacctataaaagtaccaaatttgatatttaaaaaaataattttagcaTTTGGTTGGTTGGATGAAGTTCATTTTGAACATgtaaacaatttcaacatgatacatcacaattttttttatttctatttaaaatatgtccaaaaaggagtaggaagaagcaaagcttacttaatcctacctcttttctaCTTGTGggtcacatttccagaaagctaaggaccagggAGCCCGACTTCTCCCTTCCCTATTAGTTCtttttttgtattgaattttattttgtatattctggagaaccagcgtcctctacagtgatTTTGGTCAattttttgtcagagttacagtgtTCTGCAGTTCAAGGAGCAGCTGCTAAAATGTAAGTCTCTCACAAGTTGTTGGAACTGAACTCggaggccaccagttgaatagccgaaATAATGAAAAGACAGGACCTATAATGGTACCTAAGAGGAACACTACTAGGATAGCTGCATCTGAACTAACCAAGCTATAGTAAAACCTTTGATAAATAAATCAcgttacaaaaaacatttgtagCTGCCAAAAGGAGACtacttgaggaacgcctcagttatgcaaattacaagtttggaccccagtgttctgtcTGCCAGCAAGGtttaaatgtcaatgcaaggatctaccAAAGTGTTTACActtgtccaagttcctctatacagcaGGTGCATGTGaatgtttttaggaatttactgCGAAAACGATTGTCTTCCGAGTTTTAACCTGAACTCGGGGGTCAGCATGGTGTCATTTGGCCCCCAAGCCGTCAGTTGACTAACCCTGCACTATATTGTCATAATGTACACACTCGAGAACTGATTACAGAGTGTACACAGTATACTTAATAAAATTGTAAGTAAAGAAGTGCTTAAATTGAAAAGGCCTAATTGACACAGAGTCAAGCAGGAGGGTCCTGAAGTCAGTTACCATGCATGAGTCGACGGTCCCGGCCTCATAACCGGCACAAAGCATCCTGGGAGTTATGGTCTTCATGTCAAAGTAGGACTGGCACTGTGAGACGGCGATGATGCGAACTTGTCCCTCCTGCAGTTTGAAGGGCACTGTGGAGGAAGCCGTGTGTTTGACACAAAAGAAAGGAAATGGACAGCAAACAAGAAGTGGGAGGGGACTTACTCCTGTTGCCCATATGACCCCAGCCTGTGATGTAACAGTAGGAATCCGTAGCGGGAATCTGGCCAGGACGAGGCAGACACACGGGCCGGACCCACGCCGTCTCCTCCACCTGTCGACAGCGGCAAACATCCCATGATGCCAGAACGCTGGCAGCCGCTCAAAAATGGACACTGGCTCACCTCCGCGTCCAACTCTACCACGCTGATGTCGTAGTCCACCACGGCGCGGTTGTAGCGCGGGTGAACTGTGATGGCGCGCACGCCGCGGCTCTGGCTGTGCATGCCCGGATGGTCCAAGTTGTTAATACCCAGGACCACATTCCACAGATGGGCCTTCTCCCTACTGCActtgcgcgcgcgcacacacacacacacacgcacacacacacacgcacacacacgcacacgcacgcgcacacacgcacacgcgcacagtAATGACACATTCACGCTTCGTACAAGGCGCATGTACGCATCTCACCCCTCAAAGCAGTGCGCCACCGTCAAGGCCCACTTCCCGCCGATGAGGACACAGCCGCAAACGTGACCGCTCTGGCCGCTCTGCAGTGAGCACTGCCAAGGCCACGCCCCCTGCCGGGACACGCGGCCTCCCAGGATCCTCTTCTGCCTGCGAGGAAGCATGGTCGGGCGCAGGCCACACTCTGGCGGAGAAACAAGAAACAGGAAGTAGAGTAGGTTGACGGTCCTCGCCAGACGAATTCTGCTGTGTTACCGTCTCTGACGCAGACCAGCGAGACTCTCCTTCCGGAATGACACGAGTGACTACAGGACACAAACATGGAGGATGGTCACAGTCAGCGTAGAGGGTTTATTTTCAGGAATTAGCTCCCCTGCGAGTCCCTTCCCCAATGCAGCGTCTaatcacgcacacacactcacacaccttcTCTTCTCTAGTCGCGCCTGCAGAGCCAAGCCTTTCTTCTCCTTCCACTCGGGATGAACGTGTAACCAACGGCGACGGCCCAGAGGACCCACCTGTTCGGGTAGCATGGAAATGGAGGCAGGAACCCTGCAGGTAGACAAGGTTTGGGATGGGCTACACGtcacccgtgtgtgtgtgtgtttttgtgtgctaCTGACCTTACCCTTGTCCCAGCTGGTCACAGGTCAGTTTGCTGAGCTGCGGGTCCCACTCGTCGGCACACACGTGATAGTGGGCCGCTGTCCTCAGCACAGTCACAACAGAACCTGACGACTCGCTCAGAGATACTAAGCGCGACACAAACAACACTCAATCACAATCCCAttgacctgtgtgtgtgtctgtgtctgtgtatgTGTTACCACAGTTCCACTCGTCCGAGGCGTCGGTGCAGTGCTTCTTTCCATCGCACCACAACGTTCTGTGCACGCACTCGTGATTGTTGCACGCCAACTCGTTATCGCTGCACGCCGCT includes these proteins:
- the LOC133661901 gene encoding platelet glycoprotein Ib alpha chain isoform X2, with protein sequence MKLSIFVLWSGIVVVTAMDGCHSNRDNFHRPRLNCTAAGFTHVPAGLDPTTKIPQVKPGGAALLQRLAILRLGHNHLTSLEGMAFSACPALTKLFLDNNAIESLSDDTFSGLGKLEELDLSANRIRVLPPLLLHPLVTIETLSLENNRINVLPDDWFSQNELVPYLYFAANPWACHCTLTYLRTYLEKYEINFYVHEGELIMRDAERLVCDSPQHVKGQAIILLQVSDFCLPITSSQKASSSTRPYTMSTEGEHWGMAKVRGDGAIFWHTAPTTTEGAPTTEVAPTTEIAPTTQGAPTTQGATLPALSPTTVRTSMAPMSTEVTRPLWQEREQDGSRSLRHTSGMFCLWLFAGNMLLCAAATVYTLLILARLVVWYRGAYKPLRATLAMRGGAQLLRLHMRAGPESGAMAVYRSVLFISRKSEGAAEGQEGGRQEQSVPRAMYRTTLHHPLGHQVVEAASRERFSVILRKEQEEPRGRREELDWVVGGWQVSPNVNRSSWGAWLAQQLPSTPWDMTTPPE
- the LOC133661901 gene encoding platelet glycoprotein Ib alpha chain isoform X1, which translates into the protein MKLSIFVLWSGIVVVTAMDGCHSNRDNFHRPRLNCTAAGFTHVPAGLDPTTKVLLFPRNLFSSLFWESFQVFSEVYEIDLTANEIPQVKPGGAALLQRLAILRLGHNHLTSLEGMAFSACPALTKLFLDNNAIESLSDDTFSGLGKLEELDLSANRIRVLPPLLLHPLVTIETLSLENNRINVLPDDWFSQNELVPYLYFAANPWACHCTLTYLRTYLEKYEINFYVHEGELIMRDAERLVCDSPQHVKGQAIILLQVSDFCLPITSSQKASSSTRPYTMSTEGEHWGMAKVRGDGAIFWHTAPTTTEGAPTTEVAPTTEIAPTTQGAPTTQGATLPALSPTTVRTSMAPMSTEVTRPLWQEREQDGSRSLRHTSGMFCLWLFAGNMLLCAAATVYTLLILARLVVWYRGAYKPLRATLAMRGGAQLLRLHMRAGPESGAMAVYRSVLFISRKSEGAAEGQEGGRQEQSVPRAMYRTTLHHPLGHQVVEAASRERFSVILRKEQEEPRGRREELDWVVGGWQVSPNVNRSSWGAWLAQQLPSTPWDMTTPPE
- the LOC133661906 gene encoding sodium/hydrogen exchanger 9B2, whose amino-acid sequence is MSSCCACFVSLREKCPRPHGLINLLITKACMLALLFGVLWAVTGNECLPGGKVFGIIIIFISAVLGGRLLGLVRLPRLPPVPPLLGMLLAGLVLRNVPYVTDAVYVDAAWSAALRNMALSIILARAGLGLDPAALRRLKAVCVRVAVGPCVLEACLVAVVSHFLLKLPWAWGFMLGFVLAAVSPAVVVPSMLLLQKEGYGTEKGIPTLLMAAGSFDDILAITGFSTCLGVAFSTGTTWMNVLKGLLEVVGGIVSGLVVGVFLCLFPSVDQEDLVMTRTFFLLAFSIFSVFFTHVIGSSGAGGLCTLVLAFLAAVGWGTDKAAVAAMLARCWDVFQPLLFGLIGAEMTIATLSISTVGLGIAVISLGLLVRLLATFVLVHCAGFVLKERLFIAIAWLPKATVQAAIGSKALDTARDEGDEAKIQFGLDVLTLAVLAILITAPIGALGIGLAGPRLLTRHVKASETGGGVTSQSVQDPVTFESRL